TTCTCCAGGTGCCTTTTTTGAGCCCCATTCCGTCATCTTAGAGGTGATTATACACCAACTGCGTGTTATAATCCTTTGAATCATATGAAATTATCCAATAAAAAGGGGTTGCAACAAACTGAAATTAAGTTTGTTGCAACCCCTTTGAAGAAAAGTTCTAGGCTAAAATCATGCGATCCGTATTCATATGGGACCCACTAGCTTTCTCAAACATTTCGAGCAAACGACTAATCGTCATATTGCTTCGTTCCGTCCCTTTAATGTCGAGAATCACACGGCCCTCGTGCATCATAATCGTTCGATTTCCAAAGGCAAGTGCGTGGTCAAGATTGTGGGTGATCATCAAGGTAGTCAGGTGCTGCCGTTCGGTCACGTCAACAGTCAATTCTAAGACCTTGGCAGCTGTTTTGGGATCGAGGGCAGCTGTGTGTTCGTCAAGAAGCAAAAGCTTCGGCTTTTGTAATGTTGCCATAAGAAGGGTCAGGGCTTGACGCTGCCCTCCGGATAAAAGGTTGACGCGGTGAGTTAAACGATTTTCAAGTCCTAAGCCCAGAGACTCTAGTTTTACACGAAATAAATCTCGCTCTTCGGGTCCGATGGCTCGTCGTAAGCGCCTAGTCTTTCCTCGGCGAAAGGCCATAATTAGATTTTCTTCGATCGTCATTGAGCCTGCAGTACCGGATAAGGGGTCTTGGAACACCCGGCTAATTAAGGCTGCACGTTTATGCGCCGGAAGGCGTGTGATCTCTTTGCCGTCTATGAAGATTTCTCCTGAATCTACCAGGAAGTTACCTGCGACGGCGTTTAAAAACGTTGATTTGCCAGCGCCATTGCTTCCGATTACGGTAACGAAATCATTGGGCACAAGTTCTAAGAGTACCCGATCTAATGCCTTTTTCTCGTTAATGGTTCCTCGGTTAAAGACCTTCACCAAATTACGAACGGTTAGCATATTATGCACTCTCTCCCTTCACACCGGCAGTCCAAGCAGCAATCTTTTTTCTGAAGCTGGGCGAAATCAAAGCGGTAATAACAATAATAGAGGTCACTAACTTCAAATCGGTCGGTGCTAAACCCAACTGTAAGACGAGAGCAATAATCACGCGATAAATAACGCCCCCGCAGATTACAGCTATAATAGTTCGGCCAATCGAAGAGGTTCCAACTAACACTTCTCCAATAATGACGGAAGCTAACCCAGCGATAATCATCCCAATCCCCATACTGGCATCCGCAAATTGTTGATTTTGAGCCACGTAACTACCTGCAAGAGCTACTAATCCATTAGATATACTGAGACCAAGGATTTTCATGAGATCCGTGTTTACACCAAGACTTCGAATCATCAGTTCATTATCTCCCGTAGATCGCAAGGCAAGTCCCAATTCGGTTTGCAAGAAAACGTAAATGATCGTTCCGAGGAAGACTACGGATATTAAACTGAGTATAAAGACACCGTATTCTTCCATCACAGGGAGCTGGGCAAAATCGGTAAAGATGGTACGCGAACCAAGGAGTGAGATATTGGCCCTCCCCATGATTCGTAGATTGATAGAATAGAGCGCTGTCATGGTTAAAATCCCTGAGAGTAGAGGCGTAATCTTAAACTTGGTGTGAAGTATCCCCGTAAATAAGCCTGCGAGGTTCCCAACAATAAACGCCATTCCTGTAGCAAACCATGGATTAGCACCTCCGACGATCAGCGACGTCGCGGTCGCTGCACCGAGTGTAAAACTTCCGTCCACAGACAAGTCCGCGTAGTCGAGAATTCGGAAGGTCAGGTAGACCCCTAAAACCATGATGGCATACATTAAACCCTGTTCTGTTGTACCAAGCGCTATTTGTGAGAACATCTTCTTAACACTCCAATTTAATTTGCTTCTACTAGTTAGACACTATGACACCCTTAATTAGTCGTTAGACGAGACGCCGTTCTTCGAATGCTACTTGGAAAAAGTGGCGTTCTTCAAGATATCCTCTGGAACCGTTAAACCCAGTAAATTAATGGTTGCCTTATTGAATACAGTATCGAATTCTTTCTGACTCTCAATGGGCATATCTTGTGGCTTCTCTCCTTTAAAGACTCTAAGGGCCATGTCGCCAGTTTGTTTACCTAACTTTTGATAGTTAATCCCGATTGTGGCCAAGGCACCTTTGTCAACAACGCTGCTCTCGCCCGAAATAACGGGGATTTTGTTCTTGTTGGCAACTTGCACAACGGATTGTGCAGCAGAAACAACCATGTTATCTGTGGGTACATAGATTGTATCAACTTTTCCTATTAGTGATTGGGCTGCTTGTAAAACATCCGCGCTTGTAGTGACGGTCGCTTCCACAACAGTTAAGCCAAGGTCCGCGGCCACTTTCTTCGCCATAGCCACTTGTACTTGAGAATTAACTTCTCCAGCATTATAGATAACTCCGACTTTTTTTGCGGTAGGAACCAATTTCTTCATAAGTTCAAATTGTTCTTTAAGAGGGTTCATATCAGTGGTCCCAGTTACATTTTTTCCTGGTTTATCCATGCTATTCACAAGTTTCGCTGCTACCGGATCCGTAACGGCTGTGATTAAAATAGGAATATCTTTGCTTGCACTTGCCATAGCTTGTGCGGAAGGGGTAGCGATGGCTAAAACAAGATCCAGTTTGGCTGAGGAAAATTTTTGGGCAATAGATTGTAGTACGGATTGATCCCCTTGTGCATTTTGATAGTCAACCGTGAGGTTTTTTCCTTCTTCATAACCGCCTGCCTTGAGTGCCTCTAGAAATCCTTTTCGTGCGCCATCTAAAGCAGGATGTTCAACGATTTGAACGATCCCAATCTTTAATGCCTTTTTCTCTCCGTTCGCGTCCCCGCTTGTGCTCGCTCCGGATTTCGTTGCCCCGCATCCTACTAAACCGAGTAACAACACTAAACTTAGACCAAATGCCAATAACTTTTTCACCGTCATACCTCCTCAAAATTCTGGGCATAAAAAATACACCTCCGCAGGAAGTGCTTCGTTGCCCAACCCCTACTGTACTACCATACTACCATTATTTAATTAATTTTATATTAAAGTATATGACAAAGGGTGTCAATAAAAATTTTTGAATAATTCAAGAAGGCTTTTAATAAACAGTGTCTATGCATATCTAGCATTTTTTAGAGATGTTGGATACTCTATAGGAAGGGAAAGGAGAGAAATCAAATGCACATGGTTATGATTTTCCTTGATGGTTTTGGCCTGGGAACGAAAGACGATAACCCCATTGTGGCAGCGAAAACTCCTGTACTCGATGAACTGTTGGGAGGGCATTTACTTTGGGGGAAACGCTGTATTACTCATAATAAAACAGTGCTAAGACCGTTAGACCCCACCTTGGGATTACCAGGAACTCCCCAGAGCGCCACAGGTCAGACAACACTTTGGACGGGTCTAAATGCTGCTAAAGCGCTAGGATATCATCTTCGTGCATATCCTAATGGGCCTTTGGCTGAGATGATTGCCGAAAAGAGCATCTTTAGGCAATTAGCCGAAGTAGGGAAGAGAGGCATGTTCGCGAATACATTTACAGATGCCTATGATCAAGCGGTTGCAAAAGGAAAAAGAACTCATACAGCTTCAACCCTGTCAGCCAAAGCGGGAGGCGTACGTCTTAGACGCGTTGCTGATTTAGCCAAGGGGTTAGCGGTATATCATGATATGACGAATGAACTGCTCGTTCAACTGGGAGAGAGAGTTTCTGTGATTTCACCGTTTGAAGCCGGACGGAATTTAGGAAACCTTGCTTTAAACTATGATTTCACATTGTATGAATTCTTCCAGACGGATGTTAAAGGACACAAGCAGCTCTGGGAGGAAGCGATCAGTTTAGTTGAACAAATTGATAGCTTTATCGGAGGCTTTCTATCGGTGGCCAGAGAAGGTGTTGATCTGGCCTTGGTTTTGACCAGCGACCATGGCAATATCGAAGATTTTTCTGTGCAAGGGCATACGACCAACTCAGTGCCTGCGCTGTGTTGGTCTGATAAACTAGTGGATTGGCCGGAATGGAATACTTTAGAGGAAGTAACCCCAGGCATAATAAAATTACTTACCCAAAAAGAGTCATAGATTCGACATGGATATTTGACTTAAGTTATTATATTATTTTAGGGATAGGTATTGAATGTATCTTTAATTTATGAGAATAATAAAAATGATGAAAGTGAACCTCGATGAATAGTGGGTAAAGCCCAACTGCATGTTCGCAATAGTGCTTTAGCATTAAAATCCTTTTTATAATAACAATAAGAATAGGGTGATATAATGCCGCTACCAGAAAACAACTTGCTATATGGATTTGCACCAAAATTGACCGTCGAACAACGTGATTATGTGGATGCTATCTTTGATTATCAATTGGTAATGGTTAACGCTAAAGCTGGCACTGGAAAAACAACTCTTGCAGTCGCCTGCGCTAAAATTCTTAATAAACCTTTAACCTATATTTTTAACCCTGTCCAAGAATCCGCAATGGGTTTTAGGCCTGGCACACAAAGCGAGAAGGAAAGTATCTATCACCAACCACTTGTTGATGCTCTCTTAGAGATTAATGAGAACCCATCTCAGTGTGTATTTAATGAAGAAGTGTTGGCAAATGAAGCAATTCGAAGAAAAGTCAGTATCAAACGATTGATGGATACTATTTGGTGTTACCCCAAGACTCCATTATTCCTTAGAGGAACAAATCTAAAGGACATGACTATTATTATCGATGAATGCCAAAATTTCACGGTAATGGAATTGCGTAAAATATTTACTCGCGTACATGATTCATGTAAGGTGATTTGTATTGGGCATTCAGGGCAAGTTGACATCCCCGTTGCGAAAAGTGGCTTCGTGCCGTATATGGAGCACTTTAAGGATCAACCTTATTGCAGGATTTTTTCATTAACTAAGAACTTCCGCGGAGAACTCGCGAATTGGGCAGACGCATTACCTATGAAATAGAATACGTGGGGTTACGCCCGTGCCTTAATTGTAAAAACATAATTAAACAATTATAATAGAGTGATTGTCCATTTATGCCACAATGTAGAAACAAGGGAAGTAATTAAATGAATGAACTTATTACCAAGCAATCCCAACCGCTCGAACTCTTGGCTCCAGCCGGAAGTTTTGAGGCTTTTAAAGCTGCGGTGGAGAACGGAGCCGATGCGGTCTACCTTGGAGGGAGAAGCTTTAATGCTAGGGCAAGCGCTGCAAATTTCGATTTGGAAGAGCTGTCCAAGGCTATTCGTTATGCCCATGAACGCAATGTTAGAGTGTATGTGACGGTCAATATTCTTATTGCTGACCAAGAATTCCAGGAACTATTGGATTATCTCTATACCTTACATGAAATCGGCGTCGATGCCGTGATCGTGCAAGATGTGGGGGTCGCGGAGTTAATTCATTCAATTCTTCCGGAATTGGAAACCCATGCGAGCACACAAATGACAGTTAACACAAGTTGGGGAGTTCAACATTTGGAAACGCTGGGCTTTTGTAGAGTTGTGTTAGCCAGGGAGACCTCCGCGAATGAAATGAAAGTGATTGCGGAAAAGACACCGCTCGATATAGAGGTGTTTGTACACGGAGCACTTTGTGTGGGCTATTCCGGGCAATGCCTAATGTCAAGCTTTATAGGAGGGCGGAGCGGAAACCGCGGCACATGTGCTCAGCCTTGCCGAATGACATATCAGCTCGTGAATGAAGAAAAAGAGAATCTTCTAGTGCAGAAAAACTCCGGTGAACACTTGTTAAGTCCCCGAGATTTAAATTTAGCAGAAGAACTGGCTGAGTTAAAACGAATCGGCATTCATTCCCTTAAAGTCGAGGGAAGAATGAAGCGGCCAGAGTACGTAGCAACCGTAATTCGTCTTTACAGGCAAGCAATAAACCGGATTGAAGATCAGGCGGAAGAGGGCCCTTTGCTTACTCCGGAAGAACATCAGGAATTATTGCAGGTGTTTAATCGAGATTTTACAAGCGGGTATTTACGAGAAAATCTCGGGGCAGAGCTAATGAGCTATAGCCGTCCGAACAATCGAGGGACACGTCTCGGTCGAGTGGCTCGTTTAGAATCAGGACGATTATTCATCAAGCTTGAGGCTACTTTGCATCCGGGCGATGGGATCGAACTTTGGACAGGACGTGGTCGAGAAGGGGTCACGGTTGGATCAATTTGGAGAGATAAGGCAGAGGTTGAAGAAGGACTTCACGGGGAAACCGTCCAGATTGAGTTTTCGGGCATAGCACAGCCTGGGGATCGAGTCTTTAAGACCAATGATGCAGTGTTGATGGAAAAGGCTCGAGAAAGTTTCCAAGAGGGACGTGAGCAACGCAAAGGTCCACTGATCATGCGCCTTTCAGGGCATGTGGGAGATAAATTGTGTTTAGAGGTTATGGAAAGCGAGCGTAGGGTCACCGTTTATTCGGCGAACGAAGCTCAAAAGGCTTTAAAAAGGCCGTTGACCCGAGAGTATGCCTTCCAACAATTAAGTAGATTGGGTACAACGCCTTTTTGGCTCGACAAGTTGGAATTAGAGATTGACGAGGGTATCATGTTGCCGGTGAGTGACATTAATGAAATGCGGCGTTTAGCAGTGGAAGAATTGCTGCGAGAAAAACCTCGGCAAAGGGTGGAGCGGCAAACCTACAGACAGAGAGTCGCACATTGGAAGAACCGTCAGACGGAGGGGCGAGCAAGCGTACGTAAGAGCGACGTTCCCCGGATTTCTGTGGCTGTGAGTGATGCGGAAGCGCTTCAAGCTGCCCTTAAGGCGGGAGCTAAGCGGGTGCTCATTGGCGGGGAACATTGGCGTTCTCGACGTAGTTTTTCGTTGGAAGAGATTCGAACTAGTTTTGGAAGTTGCAAGAAGCAGGGAATCGATTGTGTTTGGCGGTTACCTCGGGTCTTGAATCAGGCTCAAAGCGTAAGTCTTCTAGGGGATTTAAAAAAGGCTGCTGAGTGGTCTGAAAAACCCAAGCTGATGATTTCAAACCTTGGCGAGTTAGAGTTAATGCGAGCTGTTGATGTGGACTGGCCGTTTGAAGTGGATTATTCTTTGAATGTTTTTAATGAAGCTAGCCTCGCTTATTTTTTGCGTCTTGGGGCTAACAGGGTGACCCTTTCTCCAGAACTGCACCACGAACAACTCAACCACTTAGCGAAATGGCCAGGAGTGGAGCTTCTGGCGTTTGGGGATCTTGAGATGATGGTGAGTGAATACTGTCCAGTTGGGGCAACGTTGGGTGGGAAAAAAGGGGAACATTGTGCCAAAACGTGTTTGAAAGAACCCCATTATCTGCGAGACCGTATGCGCTATGATTTTCCAGTGGAAACAGACCAGGAATGCAGGATGCATCTTTTTAATGTTAAGATCCTTAACCTTTACGAAGAACTTGCACAAATTCGGCGCATGGGAATTTCGACGGTTCGCTTGCAATTGACTCGGCAAACCCCGGGACAAGTTCGGCAGATTGTTCGTTTGTTTTCTGAGGCTTGGGAAACAATAAATTTAGGCAAGAAAACCTCATGGATGTCGGATGAGGGGATGACAGAGTTAGCAACTCTTTTCCCAGAGGGATTTACCAAAGGGCATTTCTTCCGTGGCGTTCTATAGGTTCGACTTGCGTTTGAATGGACAGAGGAGGACGTATGGGAATTGAAGATAAAGTCCTAAATAAACTAGATTTTCCAAAGGTGTTATTACGTTTAGGAGAGTATTGTATCCTTCCGCGCGCAAAAGAATTGGCGGTGGGATTAACGCCTTATGTTGATTATGAATCAGTACGTTTGGCCTTGCAAGAAACGGAAGAGGGAAAAAATCTTCTGAGAGGAAACCCTCTCTTTTCTGTTCGTGGGGCCAAAGAAATTCGTCCTTTTATCGAGCGCTGTTTGCGCGGAGGGGTTATTCATGGAGAGGAACTACTGGAGATCCGCGATACGCTGCGAGTAGGACGAAAGATAAAACAGCTTCTGCTGGAATCCATCGATGTGTTTCCAGGGTTATGGGAGATAGTGTTACCGATCGAACCCCAGAAAGATTTAGAGGACGAAATATCTCGTTGCATCGCGGAGGATGGTAAGGTCGCAGACAATGCCTCCCCAGAACTGGCGGAATTCAGGCGCGCCATTTATCGGTTGCAGAATAGGATTCGGGAAAGTCTAGAAGGAACCCTGCGAAATTCTGCCTTTCAAAAGATGCTTCAGGACCCTATTATTACGCAACGTTCAGATCGCTATGTGATACCGATTAAACAGGAATATCGCACGGCTTTTCCCGGCATCGTCCATGATCAATCAGCGAGTGGAGCAACTCTCTTTATTGAACCCATGCCCGTTGTCCATTTGGGTAATGAACTGCGAGAAGTGGTTTTGAAAGAACAACGTGAAGTCCAACGAATTCTCCAAATGCTTTCAGCCCAAATTGAGGGACGCGCAGATGCGGTTGCCGACCTTCATGAAGCCTTGGCCAAGTTAGATCTTGTGGTTGCCAAGGCTCATTTAAGTGTGGCAATGAATGCAGGTGCACCGGAATTGATGTCTGGGCAGCAAATAAAGCTCGTCCAGGCTCGGCATCCGTTGATCGGTGGGACGGTTGTTCCACTTTCTTTAGAGTTAGGGATTGATTTCGATACGTTAGTGATTACCGGCCCAAATACCGGAGGAAAAACAGTGGCTCTCAAAGTGGTCGGACTAATGGCAGCTATGACTCAGTCAGGCCTGCACATTCCGGCGGAAAGCGATTCTCGTATGGGAGTATTTACCCAGATCTTTGCAGATATTGGGGATGAGCAAAGTGTTGAGCAATCCTTAAGTACCTTCTCAGGACATATGAAAAATATCGTAGAGATTATTAACCGCTCAGATGGGCGTTCATTGGTCTTGCTTGATGAAGTTGGGGCGGGGACAGACCCGACAGAAGGGGCAGCACTTGCCATGGGTATTTTGGCAGATCTCCATGAACGGGGGTGCCGTACAGTCTCGACCACTCACTATGGAGCCTTAAAGACGTTTGCTTATGATACACCACGTGTTAAGAACGCCTCTGTGGAATTTGATACGGAGACCTTGCGCCCAACGTACCGGTTGTTAGTCGGGATTCCTGGTAAAAGTAATGCGTTTACGATCGCTGGACGGCTGGGTTTAAGCGAGCGGGTCCTTGATCGAGCTAATACCTTTGTGACGGAACGGGAAATGCAAGTGGCTGATCTCATCGAGAACTTGGGAGAAACCCATCGGGAGATTGAATTAGAAAAGCAGAAAGCCAAAACGGGCCGACAAGCAGTGGAAAAGCAAAGTAAGGCTCTAGAAGAAAAAACGATACGCTTAGACGAGGAATTCGAGATATTATTGGCCTTGGCCAAAGATGAAGCCAGCGAATTGATTCGAGAGGCTAAACGGGAAGCGGATGCCTTAATCGAGGAGTTAAAGGCGGCTCTTAAAAAAGAAAACAAACAACAACAAGATATTGAGAAGGCCCGCCAGGGATTTCGTCGTATTTCAGCGAAGCTGGATCATGGCAGGCAAGTAAAACGTTCAGGAAGCGGATTGTCAGCAGATCAGATTATGCTAGGTCAGACGGTTTATATGACGAAACTCAGGCAGAAGGGGCAAGTGGTAAAGCTCCCAAATTCTAATGGCGAAGTCTTAGTTCAAGCGGGTATCATGAAGGTTATGGTGCCGCTGATAGAATTAAAATTGGCTCAGGAGGAGAAGAAGGTCTCGCCAAAATATTCCCGTGATATGGGTATTGGAATGCGTAAAGCGGAGGAAATCCGCAGTGAGATTGACCTGAGAGGGATGCTCGTCGAAGAGGGAACGGAGGCTCTAGACAAATATATGGATGACGCCGTTCTTGGCGGAATTGGCTTGATCTACGTTATTCACGGCAAAGGAACAGGGGCCATGCGAGCTGGCATACAGGATTTTCTGAAGGGGCACCCGCATGTTAAGAGCTTCAGGATCGGGGAATATGGCGAAGGGGACTCTGGAGTCACGGTTGTGGAGCTTAGGTGAGTGAGAAACCTAGTGAAACGAAGCGTGTGGACTCGAGAATAATAAAACAGCATTGAAACCTTTAAGGGCTTCAATGCTGTTTCTTATTTTTTATGGATAAATAAATAGACTGTTTGATGCAAGTCCTGAAGATTCAGGATATCTTCATTCGATGATTCTAATAAAAAGAAGTTTCTTTTGGTAAAGGACAAATTGATTTTAGTCGGTTATTGTTAATTTTACACTTCCAGAAGGTGGCCCGACTCCGGAACCATTTCGATTTTTAAAAGCGGCCCAGAAGAGATATTCACCTGGAATGGGAGGTTTACCATTTTCAGCGAGTGAAATGGTAATGGTAGTCGATCTCGCGTTCGAAGCATTAATAGCAAAGTTTTCTATAGCAGTCTGACCTGACCGTTGTAGGTAGAAAATAGTAGGATCTTTCTCGTTTCCTGAAGGGACAGTCATGGAGATAAGTGCCTTAAACGTTTGGGGATTATAGGTGACTTTGAGAAGTGTAGGCGAGGGCAGCGTGGGATCCCCTTGGGGAGGTTCTACCACGGGAGGCTCATTAATAGGAGTGTGAATTGTCGGATCCAAATTGGTAATAGGATCGGGGGCCGACTCAGTAGGCGGTCTGTAAGGCGCCTCATTAGATGGCCATTGCCATGACGGATCACGACTAGGTAAATGTAAAAATGTTTTAGTTAAAGTATTTTTGGAACCTGGAGCTGCTAAAATGTTAGGTCGGTCGGCGTCGACATCCTTTTGCATCCATACATCACTGACCCGAGTTGGAAAATCTCCTTGGGCGGCGATCTCCGTCTCGATAAATGCAGAGGGGGTTAAACTGCCTGGGAGTAACCCGGATTTCGTATCAAAGGAACCACTGATAATCCCTGAAGGCATTGTGAACTTTGATTGCACAGGGAGATCCTGAAGAGCGACTGTCATAACTTTCTTCCATATTTGAGCGGGATAACTTCCCCCATAAACATTTCGTAAGTAATGTTGTCCGTCAGGGTCAGAATCATAGCCCATCCAGACAATCCCTGCGTAATTTGGAGTATATCCAGCAAACCAGGCGTCTGGATTGCCAGACTTATTGCCATATTTGTTGGGGTCTAATGACGTGGTACCAGTCTTTCCGGCTACGGCCCAGTTGCCAATTTGCGCGCTGACACCTGTTCCGTCGGTTACTACACTACGCAACATATCGTTGATAATATAGGCAGTTGTTTCTTTCATGACACGGTTTTTGGTAATCTTCGGGGTGATCAGGGTATTTCCCTTGGCATCTAAGACTTTAACGATGGTATGATCGGTAACGCTAACACCATTGTTGGCATAAACTCCGTAAGCAGAAGCCATGTCTAGTGTGGATACAAGCGGTGTACCTAGGGCCAATGTTAAATTACGATCGCCCTGTTCTAAAGGGAGACCGAGATTATCCTTACCAAACTTCCAACCGTAATCTACACCAATAAGGTTCAGTAGTTTGACGGCATAGACATTGACAGAGTCTTCAAGAGCATAGCGCATGGTAATAAGACCCTTCCAGCCCTTGTCTATGGTATCAAAGTCCGTAGGGGTGTAGGTTCCGTAACGAACTGGCATATCGTCAAGTACCGTACCCGGGAAATAGCCGCCCTTCTCAATGGCTGGCCCGTAGACGACCAATGGCTTAATCGTTGACCCAGGTTGCCGTTTGGATTGCCAAGCCCGGTTCCATCCACCAGCTGTATACTCCCGACCGCCGACCATAGCCTGAACTGCTCCAGTCGAAGGTTCAATGATCGTCATTGCGCCTTCGACTTTTGTGTTATTGATTCCTTTAGGGAAATTGGCAGGGTCAGCAAATGCGGCTTCCGCAGCACTTTGGATCTTTGAATCAACGGTCGTATAAATTCGCAAACCACCGCTGTAGATTTGCTGATCCGTTAAGTTATAGGTAGTTTCGAGTTCATCAACAACCTTATTAACAAAATAGGGAAATTTGTTATTGGTTTCTGTAATGGTTATTTTTTGAGCACCACTGCGATTTTTTTTCATGGTTTCAACATAGCTGAAAGGGGTATCTTTTTTCTGAGTATACTCATTTGCCGAGATAATCCCAGCATCTCGCATAACACCGAGAACAATGTTACGTCTGTTGTTGGCGGCCTCGGGATGGACATAAGGATTATATTGACTCGGGGCCTGCGGTAAACCTGCTAACAAAGCAACCTCTTCAGGTTTTAAATCCCCCAGATCTTTGCCAAAGTAAGTTTGGGCTGCCGCTTGGATTCCAAAGGATGACTCACCAAGGAAAATTTTATTGAGATAAAACGTTAGAATTTCATCTTTTGTGTACTCGTGTTCAAGTTGAATGGCAAGAATTGCTTCTTGAATCTTACGAGTCAGTGTTTTGGCAGTGGGATCTTCGATAAAAGCATTCCTGGCAAGTTGAATGGTAATGGTACTTGCCCCTTCTTTAGCACTTCCCGAGCGAATGTCGTTCAGCGCAGAGCCAACAATACGAATGGGATCAACCCCAAAATGTTGATAAAAGCGTTTGTCCTCCACCGCTACAAACGTTTTCTTAATAAGGTCTGGGATTTTGGAGGCCTGGACAACCTGACGGTTTACGAGTCCATGTAATTGAGTAATTTGGATGTTGTCTTTGTCGTATACATAGGATGTCTGTTTTTGGT
This region of Desulfosporosinus sp. Sb-LF genomic DNA includes:
- a CDS encoding endonuclease MutS2 encodes the protein MGIEDKVLNKLDFPKVLLRLGEYCILPRAKELAVGLTPYVDYESVRLALQETEEGKNLLRGNPLFSVRGAKEIRPFIERCLRGGVIHGEELLEIRDTLRVGRKIKQLLLESIDVFPGLWEIVLPIEPQKDLEDEISRCIAEDGKVADNASPELAEFRRAIYRLQNRIRESLEGTLRNSAFQKMLQDPIITQRSDRYVIPIKQEYRTAFPGIVHDQSASGATLFIEPMPVVHLGNELREVVLKEQREVQRILQMLSAQIEGRADAVADLHEALAKLDLVVAKAHLSVAMNAGAPELMSGQQIKLVQARHPLIGGTVVPLSLELGIDFDTLVITGPNTGGKTVALKVVGLMAAMTQSGLHIPAESDSRMGVFTQIFADIGDEQSVEQSLSTFSGHMKNIVEIINRSDGRSLVLLDEVGAGTDPTEGAALAMGILADLHERGCRTVSTTHYGALKTFAYDTPRVKNASVEFDTETLRPTYRLLVGIPGKSNAFTIAGRLGLSERVLDRANTFVTEREMQVADLIENLGETHREIELEKQKAKTGRQAVEKQSKALEEKTIRLDEEFEILLALAKDEASELIREAKREADALIEELKAALKKENKQQQDIEKARQGFRRISAKLDHGRQVKRSGSGLSADQIMLGQTVYMTKLRQKGQVVKLPNSNGEVLVQAGIMKVMVPLIELKLAQEEKKVSPKYSRDMGIGMRKAEEIRSEIDLRGMLVEEGTEALDKYMDDAVLGGIGLIYVIHGKGTGAMRAGIQDFLKGHPHVKSFRIGEYGEGDSGVTVVELR
- a CDS encoding PBP1A family penicillin-binding protein, producing the protein MPTSRKPSGPQRQKRSSKRRIVLLSMVSAMTLVLISVAIFVGIAAATTPKWDPAALDDQKQTSYVYDKDNIQITQLHGLVNRQVVQASKIPDLIKKTFVAVEDKRFYQHFGVDPIRIVGSALNDIRSGSAKEGASTITIQLARNAFIEDPTAKTLTRKIQEAILAIQLEHEYTKDEILTFYLNKIFLGESSFGIQAAAQTYFGKDLGDLKPEEVALLAGLPQAPSQYNPYVHPEAANNRRNIVLGVMRDAGIISANEYTQKKDTPFSYVETMKKNRSGAQKITITETNNKFPYFVNKVVDELETTYNLTDQQIYSGGLRIYTTVDSKIQSAAEAAFADPANFPKGINNTKVEGAMTIIEPSTGAVQAMVGGREYTAGGWNRAWQSKRQPGSTIKPLVVYGPAIEKGGYFPGTVLDDMPVRYGTYTPTDFDTIDKGWKGLITMRYALEDSVNVYAVKLLNLIGVDYGWKFGKDNLGLPLEQGDRNLTLALGTPLVSTLDMASAYGVYANNGVSVTDHTIVKVLDAKGNTLITPKITKNRVMKETTAYIINDMLRSVVTDGTGVSAQIGNWAVAGKTGTTSLDPNKYGNKSGNPDAWFAGYTPNYAGIVWMGYDSDPDGQHYLRNVYGGSYPAQIWKKVMTVALQDLPVQSKFTMPSGIISGSFDTKSGLLPGSLTPSAFIETEIAAQGDFPTRVSDVWMQKDVDADRPNILAAPGSKNTLTKTFLHLPSRDPSWQWPSNEAPYRPPTESAPDPITNLDPTIHTPINEPPVVEPPQGDPTLPSPTLLKVTYNPQTFKALISMTVPSGNEKDPTIFYLQRSGQTAIENFAINASNARSTTITISLAENGKPPIPGEYLFWAAFKNRNGSGVGPPSGSVKLTITD